A stretch of the Synechocystis sp. PCC 7338 genome encodes the following:
- the clpS gene encoding ATP-dependent Clp protease adapter ClpS → MATEVLNKPSNSTIRKHAPRYRVLLHNDDFNSMEHVVQTLIQTVAGMTQPQAVDIMMEAHVNGMSLVITCELEHAEFYCETLRSQGLSSTIEPDE, encoded by the coding sequence ATGGCGACCGAAGTTTTAAACAAGCCCAGCAATAGCACAATCCGCAAGCACGCCCCCCGTTACCGGGTTTTACTGCACAACGATGATTTCAACTCCATGGAGCATGTAGTGCAGACCTTGATCCAAACGGTAGCGGGCATGACCCAGCCCCAAGCAGTGGACATTATGATGGAAGCCCACGTTAACGGTATGTCTTTGGTCATTACTTGTGAGTTGGAGCACGCTGAGTTTTACTGTGAAACCCTGCGCAGTCAAGGGCTGTCCAGCACCATCGAACCGGACGAATAG
- a CDS encoding glycosyltransferase: MVYLPLQSQATALTVPKLGEADGIFLSLVLPTYNEGENIQAMVTTLVELLEHRWSGRYELIVVDDDSPDLTWKIALALGQIYPQLRVIRRTKGRGLSTAVIRGWQQAQGEILAVIDADLQHPPQVLLALLVEMERGADLAVASRHQSGGGVSQWSLVRRLLSRGAQMLGLLILPEVIGRLSDPMSGFFMVRRLAIADCPLSPVGYKILIEVAARGRIRWLAEVGYVFQERRSGHSKVTWRQYVEYLQHLCKLRLSLSSRFLQFCAVGLTGVAVDMGILFILTEPSLGDLPLSRSKIIAAQLAILNNFFWNDRWTFQDLTQGQNSPSQVSKRLLKFNLICWAGLGINLGLLNFFFNFSHFNRYLANALAIALVTIWNFWFNLKLSWRVTDVNALGR, from the coding sequence ATGGTCTATTTGCCTCTGCAATCCCAAGCCACTGCCCTAACAGTGCCCAAGCTGGGGGAGGCCGACGGTATTTTTCTTTCCCTGGTACTACCCACCTACAATGAAGGAGAAAATATCCAAGCCATGGTGACTACCCTGGTGGAACTTTTGGAACACCGCTGGTCTGGCCGGTATGAGTTGATTGTGGTGGATGATGATAGTCCAGATTTGACTTGGAAAATTGCCTTAGCATTGGGCCAGATTTATCCCCAATTGCGAGTGATTCGGAGAACGAAGGGGCGGGGTTTATCCACTGCGGTGATTAGGGGTTGGCAGCAGGCCCAGGGGGAGATTTTGGCAGTTATTGATGCGGATTTACAGCATCCTCCCCAGGTATTGTTGGCGCTGTTGGTGGAAATGGAACGGGGGGCAGATCTAGCGGTGGCCAGTCGCCATCAATCAGGCGGCGGGGTCAGTCAGTGGAGTTTGGTGCGGAGGCTGCTTTCCCGGGGGGCCCAGATGCTGGGTTTATTAATTTTGCCGGAGGTAATTGGCCGTTTGTCGGATCCCATGAGTGGTTTTTTCATGGTGAGACGTCTGGCGATCGCTGATTGTCCCCTCAGTCCAGTGGGGTACAAAATCCTCATTGAAGTGGCGGCCCGGGGACGGATCCGTTGGTTAGCAGAAGTCGGTTACGTCTTTCAAGAACGGCGATCGGGACACAGTAAGGTCACCTGGCGGCAATATGTGGAGTATCTCCAGCATTTATGCAAACTGAGACTATCCCTTTCCTCCCGGTTTTTACAATTTTGCGCTGTGGGGTTAACCGGAGTGGCGGTGGATATGGGTATTTTATTTATCCTCACGGAACCATCCCTGGGGGATTTACCCCTGAGTCGCAGCAAGATCATCGCTGCCCAATTAGCTATCCTCAATAACTTTTTTTGGAACGACCGTTGGACTTTCCAAGATCTAACCCAGGGACAAAACAGTCCCTCGCAAGTGAGCAAACGTCTGCTCAAATTCAATCTGATCTGCTGGGCTGGCCTGGGCATTAACCTAGGGCTGTTGAACTTTTTCTTTAACTTTTCCCACTTCAACCGCTACCTAGCCAACGCCCTGGCGATCGCCCTGGTGACCATCTGGAACTTTTGGTTCAACCTCAAACTTAGTTGGCGAGTTACAGATGTTAATGCTCTCGGCCGGTGA